A genome region from Scyliorhinus torazame isolate Kashiwa2021f chromosome 13, sScyTor2.1, whole genome shotgun sequence includes the following:
- the pfkfb3 gene encoding 6-phosphofructo-2-kinase/fructose-2,6-bisphosphatase 3 isoform X5: protein MPRELTQNPMQKIWIPYKDERPALLSRPSVPHLTNSPTVIVMVGLPARGKTYIAKKLTRYLNWIGAPTKVFNVGEYRREAVKWYRSYDFFRHDNEDAMKVRKQCALAALRDAKSYLTEEGGQIAVFDATNTTRERREMILNFAKENEWKVFFVESVCDDPSVVAANIMDVKVSSPDYMDCNRADAMEDFLKRIECYKATYQPLEPDNYDKDLSFIKVINVGRRFLVNRVQDHIQSKIVYYLMNIHIQPRTIYLCRHGESEYNLQGQIGGDSGLSYRGKKFSTALSTFLEEQNLKDLKVWTSQLKRTIQTAEVLGGRYEQWKALNEIDAGVCEDMTYAEIKEQYPEEYSLREQDKYYYRYPTGESYQDLVQRLEPVIMELERQGNVLVICHQAVMRCLLAYFLDKSADELPYLKCPLHTVLKLTPFAYGCKVESIFLNVEAVNTHRDRPEMVNEMPRPSDKNAVVTLSTQE, encoded by the exons ATGCCCAGGGAGCTAACGCAGAACCCAATGCAGAAAATCTGGATCCCTTACAAGGATGAACGGCCAGCGCTGCTATCCCGAC CATCTGTTCCACACCTCACCAATTCGCCCACTGTGATTGTGATGGTGGGATTGCCAGCTCGGGGGAAGACCTATATCGCTAAGAAACTGACCCGCTACCTCAACTGGATTGGAGCCCCAACCAAAG TCTTTAATGTTGGAGAGTATCGACGAGAGGCTGTAAAGTGGTATCGATCTTATGACTTTTTCCGCCATGACAATGAAGATGCAATGAAGGTTAGAAA GCAGTGTGCTTTAGCGGCCTTGAGAGATGCAAAATCCTACCTTACTGAGGAAGGTGGCCAGATTGCA GTTTTTGATGCTACAAATACCAccagggagaggagagagatgaTCCTAAACTTTGCCAAAGAAAATGAATGGAAG GTGTTTTTTGTAGAATCTGTTTGTGATGATCCAAGTGTGGTGGCCGCAAATATAATG GATGTGAAAGTGTCCAGTCCAGATTACATGGATTGTAACAGAGCTGATGCAATGGAAGACTTCTTGAAGAGAATTGAATGCTACAAAGCAACATACCAGCCCTTGGAACCAGACAATTATGACAA GGACCTGTCATTCATCAAGGTGATTAATGTGGGTCGGAGGTTCCTGGTAAACCGGGTCCAAGATCACATCCAGAGCAAAATAGTTTATTACCTGATGAACATCCATATTCAGCCGCGTACAATCTACTTGTGTCGCCATGGGGAAAGTGAATACAACCTCCAAGGTCAAATTGGTGGTGATTCTGGTCTCTCGTACAGAGGAAagaag ttttctaCAGCACTGAGCACCTTTCTGGAGGAACAGAATCTTAAAGATCTGAAGGTTTGGACCAGCCAGCTGAAACGAACCATCCAAACAGCAGAGGTTTTGGGTGGTCGGTATGAGCAGTGGAAAGCACTGAATGAAATTGACGCG GGTGTATGTGAAGACATGACCTACGCAGAAATAAAGGAGCAGTACCCCGAGGAATATTCATTACGCGAACAAGACAAATATTATTACCGTTACCCAACTGGTGAG TCCTACCAAGACTTGGTTCAGCGACTAGAACCTGTTATCATGGAACTGGAGAGACAGGGGAATGTCTTAGTCATCTGTCACCAAGCTGTCATGCGTTGCCTCCTTGCATACTTTCTAGATAAAAGTGCAG ATGAGCTACCGTATCTAAAGTGTCCCCTTCACACCGTATTAAAGCTGACCCCCTTTGCTTATG GCTGTAAGGTCGAATCTATCTTTTTGAACGTGGAAGCAGTAAACACACACCGAGATCGACCAGAG